In the genome of Streptomyces pactum, one region contains:
- a CDS encoding VgrG-related protein, whose translation MVQQSVAKSVVVEIEGRPLPAALANTLVEGHVDDSRTLPGVFLLRFRDPGRVLLQQGGIKVGGKVRLMARAGAGTSGEPLLTGCVTALEVEIDDTGTFTVVRGMDDSYRLFRGRRVASYQNMTVADICSQVARRAGLKTGTIDVAGPVLEHVAQPGISDWEFVRGLAAEAGAQAYVDDGKLHITRPTPASGAPDTSARADKNPLVLEMGDNLLRCRAGVSAAEQVTTVEVRGWDVRTAQPLIGKAPANRTGTLELGITPAQVAQPFGEAGYLVSDGAYRTQAEVDQAAKALAERIASSFGELEAVIRGNPSVRAGGAVTLTGVGAPFEGRYTVTSARHVFHSARGYETWISVSGQQERTLSGLTGATGGAGRGGGTARCAGLVNGTVTDTKDPEGLGRVKVRFPWLSDEYATDWARTAQANGLGDGESFIPEIGDEVLIGFDQGRLDHPYVLASLYNGKDKPGRSGAAADGKPVDGTTGAVNKRAFGSKKGKLEVLDAADGNQGVRLSTEGGKLTIDLDRKGTTIVVHSDGTVEIDAKETVSVKAGSGVTVDAGNGALELTGDSVKVTARNGVEVQGRQVSVNGTASTELKGGRTLSVKAGLVEIN comes from the coding sequence GTGGTGCAGCAGAGCGTCGCCAAGTCCGTGGTGGTGGAGATCGAGGGCCGGCCGCTGCCCGCGGCCCTGGCCAACACCCTCGTCGAGGGCCACGTGGACGACAGCCGGACCCTGCCGGGGGTGTTCCTGCTCCGGTTCCGCGACCCCGGCCGGGTGCTGCTGCAGCAGGGCGGTATCAAGGTCGGCGGCAAGGTGCGGCTGATGGCCCGGGCCGGCGCCGGCACGTCCGGCGAACCCCTGCTCACCGGCTGCGTCACCGCCCTGGAGGTGGAGATCGACGACACCGGCACCTTCACCGTGGTCCGCGGCATGGACGACTCCTACCGCCTCTTCCGCGGCCGGCGGGTGGCCAGCTACCAGAACATGACCGTCGCCGACATCTGCTCCCAGGTCGCGCGGCGCGCCGGGCTGAAGACCGGCACCATCGACGTGGCCGGACCGGTGCTGGAACACGTCGCCCAGCCCGGCATCAGCGACTGGGAGTTCGTCCGCGGCCTGGCGGCCGAGGCGGGGGCCCAGGCGTACGTGGACGACGGGAAGCTGCACATCACCAGGCCCACCCCCGCCAGCGGGGCGCCGGACACCTCCGCGCGGGCCGACAAGAACCCCCTGGTGCTGGAGATGGGCGACAACCTGCTGCGCTGCCGGGCCGGGGTGTCGGCCGCCGAGCAGGTGACCACCGTCGAGGTGCGCGGCTGGGACGTACGCACCGCGCAGCCGCTCATCGGCAAGGCCCCGGCGAACCGGACCGGCACCCTGGAACTGGGCATCACCCCCGCCCAGGTCGCCCAGCCGTTCGGCGAGGCCGGCTACCTGGTCTCCGACGGCGCCTACCGCACCCAGGCCGAGGTGGACCAGGCGGCCAAGGCGCTCGCCGAGCGGATCGCCTCCTCCTTCGGCGAACTGGAGGCGGTGATCCGCGGCAACCCGTCGGTGCGCGCCGGGGGAGCGGTCACCCTCACCGGCGTCGGGGCGCCGTTCGAGGGCCGTTACACCGTCACCTCCGCCCGCCACGTGTTCCACTCCGCCCGCGGCTACGAGACCTGGATCAGCGTCTCCGGGCAGCAGGAGCGGACCCTGTCCGGGCTCACCGGCGCCACCGGCGGCGCCGGGCGGGGCGGCGGGACCGCCCGCTGCGCCGGGCTGGTCAACGGCACCGTCACCGACACCAAGGACCCGGAGGGCCTGGGCCGGGTCAAGGTGCGGTTCCCCTGGCTGTCCGACGAGTACGCCACCGACTGGGCCCGTACCGCCCAGGCGAACGGGCTCGGCGACGGCGAGTCGTTCATCCCGGAGATCGGCGACGAGGTGCTCATCGGGTTCGACCAGGGCCGCCTGGACCACCCGTACGTGCTCGCCTCCCTCTACAACGGGAAGGACAAACCCGGCCGGAGCGGTGCCGCGGCCGACGGCAAACCGGTGGACGGCACCACCGGCGCGGTCAACAAACGCGCCTTCGGCTCCAAGAAGGGGAAGCTGGAGGTGCTCGACGCGGCCGACGGCAACCAGGGCGTCCGGCTGTCCACCGAGGGCGGCAAACTCACCATCGACCTCGACCGCAAGGGCACCACCATCGTGGTGCACAGCGACGGCACCGTGGAGATCGACGCCAAGGAGACGGTGTCGGTGAAGGCCGGCAGCGGGGTGACCGTCGACGCCGGCAACGGCGCCCTGGAACTCACCGGTGACTCGGTCAAGGTGACCGCGCGCAACGGCGTGGAGGTCCAGGGACGGCAGGTGTCGGTCAACGGCACCGCCAGCACCGAACTGAAGGGCGGCCGGACGCTCAGCGTCAAGGCCGGACTGGTGGAGATCAACTGA
- a CDS encoding SpoIIE family protein phosphatase, which yields MGSTDAVPAGHAPAAAGPAEPQGLLDVLGVAAVVLDTKGRITLWSPQAEKLFGWSAEEALGRYALRLLVAPEHEDQVLRLFAEVMDAGESWAGVFPVRHKDGGTRLVEFRNMRLEDERGACYALGIAADQAVLREVEQDLALSVRLVAQSPIGLAVYDTELRYVMVNPALARMNGRPVEDHIGRRLEETLPFLDTESLSRTMREVLADGVPQLNRFTVGRPLDDPGTEHAWSVSYYRLEGPGGRVLGLAVSVIDVTEQHRAALEAARARKRLALIADASVSIGTTLDVDRTARELADVLVPELADLGAVDILDAVLEGRRRPDAAAPGSERFRALAVTTAYPTDAVRAADPAGQIAAYAADRLITRCVTTGRPVLVEHVTEEDLRRIAPDAEAAALLARSGVHSYMAVPLIARGEVLGALDLCRARNPVPFDEEDVVLAAELAARAAVCIDNARWYQNERRTALALQRHLLFRRPPQPKGLEIAYRYEPAHASGKVGGDWFDAIPLAGDRTALVVGDVMGSGINAAATMGQLRTATRTLAELDLPPAEVLRHLDRTATGLDPALATCIYALYDPHRRVCTVSVAGHVPPVVVRGRTPELLQLPSGAPLGVGGVHFEETAVPLAPGDRLVLYTDGLVEVRDQPIHARLDKLVDLLAGAGDDLEALCDELLAALRNPDEHDDVALLISRAGDAGAPRP from the coding sequence ATGGGTTCGACGGACGCGGTCCCGGCAGGGCATGCCCCGGCGGCGGCCGGTCCGGCCGAGCCCCAGGGCCTGCTCGACGTGCTGGGGGTGGCGGCCGTGGTGCTGGACACCAAGGGGCGCATCACCCTGTGGAGCCCGCAGGCCGAGAAGCTCTTCGGCTGGAGCGCGGAGGAGGCGCTGGGCCGTTACGCACTGCGACTGCTGGTGGCCCCCGAGCACGAGGACCAGGTGCTCCGGCTCTTCGCCGAGGTGATGGACGCCGGGGAGAGCTGGGCGGGGGTCTTCCCGGTGCGGCACAAGGACGGCGGAACCCGGCTGGTGGAGTTCCGCAACATGCGGCTGGAGGACGAGCGCGGCGCCTGCTACGCCCTGGGCATCGCGGCCGACCAGGCGGTGCTGCGCGAGGTGGAACAGGACCTGGCGCTGTCGGTGCGGCTGGTGGCCCAGTCCCCCATCGGTCTGGCGGTGTACGACACCGAGCTGCGCTACGTGATGGTCAACCCGGCGCTGGCCCGGATGAACGGCCGCCCGGTGGAGGACCACATCGGCCGGCGGCTGGAGGAGACGCTGCCCTTCCTGGACACCGAGTCGCTCTCCCGCACCATGCGGGAGGTGCTGGCCGACGGTGTTCCGCAGCTCAACCGGTTCACGGTGGGCCGGCCCCTGGACGACCCGGGCACCGAGCACGCCTGGTCGGTCTCGTACTACCGCCTGGAGGGTCCGGGCGGGCGGGTGCTCGGGCTGGCGGTCTCGGTGATCGACGTGACCGAGCAGCACCGCGCCGCTCTGGAGGCGGCCCGGGCACGCAAACGGCTGGCGCTGATCGCGGACGCGTCGGTGTCCATCGGCACCACGCTGGACGTGGACCGCACCGCGCGGGAGCTGGCGGACGTACTCGTTCCCGAACTCGCCGACCTGGGCGCGGTGGACATCCTCGACGCGGTGCTGGAGGGGCGCCGGCGGCCGGACGCGGCCGCGCCCGGCTCCGAGCGGTTCCGGGCGCTGGCGGTCACCACCGCCTACCCGACCGACGCGGTGCGGGCGGCCGATCCGGCCGGCCAGATCGCCGCGTACGCCGCCGACCGGCTCATCACCCGGTGCGTGACCACCGGCCGTCCGGTGCTGGTGGAGCACGTCACCGAGGAGGACCTGCGGCGGATCGCCCCGGACGCGGAGGCGGCGGCCCTGCTGGCGCGGTCCGGGGTGCACTCCTACATGGCGGTGCCGCTGATCGCCCGCGGTGAGGTGCTCGGCGCGCTCGACCTGTGCCGGGCGCGCAACCCGGTGCCGTTCGACGAGGAGGACGTGGTGCTCGCGGCCGAACTCGCCGCGCGCGCCGCGGTGTGCATCGACAACGCCCGCTGGTACCAGAACGAGCGCCGTACCGCGCTCGCCCTCCAGCGGCACCTGCTGTTCCGCCGTCCGCCGCAGCCCAAGGGGCTGGAGATCGCCTACCGCTACGAACCGGCGCACGCGTCCGGGAAGGTCGGCGGCGACTGGTTCGACGCGATACCCCTGGCCGGGGACCGGACCGCGCTGGTGGTGGGCGATGTGATGGGCAGCGGCATCAACGCCGCGGCCACCATGGGGCAGTTGCGCACCGCCACCCGGACCCTGGCCGAACTCGACCTGCCGCCCGCCGAGGTGCTCCGCCACCTGGACCGCACGGCCACCGGGCTGGACCCGGCGCTGGCCACCTGCATCTACGCGCTCTACGACCCGCACCGCCGGGTGTGCACCGTCTCGGTGGCCGGGCACGTGCCGCCGGTGGTGGTCCGCGGCCGCACCCCCGAACTCCTCCAGTTGCCCTCCGGCGCACCGCTGGGCGTGGGCGGGGTGCACTTCGAGGAGACCGCCGTGCCGCTCGCCCCGGGCGACCGGCTGGTGCTGTACACCGACGGGCTGGTGGAGGTCCGGGACCAGCCGATACACGCCCGGCTGGACAAGCTGGTGGATCTGCTCGCCGGTGCCGGGGACGACCTGGAGGCGCTCTGCGACGAGCTGCTGGCGGCGCTGCGCAATCCGGACGAGCACGATGACGTGGCGCTGCTGATCTCCCGGGCCGGCGACGCCGGCGCCCCGCGCCCGTAA
- a CDS encoding phage tail protein → MRATLPGLPNPHPLIQQLPALYQDQDFLRRFLSALDEVLAPLLLTLDNLPAYLHPRTAPEDFLSWMAGWVAVEVDEERPDTQRRAVVAGATTRHRQRGTRQGLVSALRVETGVEPEISESGGAIWSETSGTDLPGSERPWVAVLLRVPDPARHDRARLEQLVAAEVPAHVAYQLEIVPLPTDGTETP, encoded by the coding sequence ATGCGCGCGACCCTTCCCGGACTGCCCAACCCGCACCCGCTGATCCAGCAGCTGCCCGCGCTCTACCAGGACCAGGACTTCCTCCGCCGCTTCCTCTCGGCGCTGGACGAGGTGCTGGCCCCGCTGCTGCTGACCCTGGACAACCTCCCCGCCTACCTCCACCCGCGCACCGCCCCCGAGGACTTCCTGAGCTGGATGGCCGGGTGGGTGGCGGTGGAGGTGGACGAGGAGCGGCCCGACACCCAGCGGCGGGCCGTGGTCGCCGGCGCCACCACCCGCCACCGGCAGCGCGGCACCCGGCAGGGCCTGGTGTCCGCCCTGCGGGTGGAGACCGGCGTGGAACCGGAGATCAGCGAGAGCGGGGGAGCCATCTGGTCGGAGACGTCGGGCACCGACCTGCCGGGCTCGGAGCGGCCGTGGGTGGCCGTCCTGCTGCGGGTGCCCGACCCGGCGCGCCACGACCGGGCCCGGCTGGAGCAGCTGGTGGCCGCCGAGGTGCCCGCGCACGTCGCCTACCAGCTGGAGATCGTGCCGCTGCCGACGGACGGAACGGAAACGCCATGA
- a CDS encoding discoidin domain-containing protein codes for MRHGDGPDHREGDLAPQTGPAAPATRPPAPRAVVRPCPRCRADNATDRRLCTRCGALLDTTGASDRHPPLPWWRRFLRWGSERELAAGSRPRGGRWPRPRLALPLTVLLLAGLAWFARSYLNEAFTFTRDQTSKPEALRPDTTRASSEASGHRAGAAFDGFNNRYWAPARAGAGHGQYLEADFAVPVRLRKVIITPGTSAKQDEFLSQARPSEITVTLTTADGDRSTKALNLEDQAGQQTFDLRGTDVVRVRLTADAAFGARPDRRLAVAEVEFFGRR; via the coding sequence GTGCGGCACGGCGACGGACCGGACCACCGGGAGGGGGACCTCGCCCCGCAGACCGGCCCGGCGGCACCCGCGACCCGGCCGCCGGCGCCCCGCGCGGTGGTGCGGCCGTGCCCCCGCTGCCGGGCCGACAACGCCACCGACCGGCGGCTGTGCACCCGGTGCGGCGCGCTGCTGGACACCACGGGCGCCTCCGACCGGCATCCCCCGCTCCCCTGGTGGCGCCGGTTCCTCCGCTGGGGTTCGGAACGGGAGCTGGCGGCCGGCAGCCGGCCGCGGGGCGGCAGATGGCCGCGGCCGCGGCTCGCGCTGCCCCTCACCGTCCTGCTGCTGGCCGGGCTCGCCTGGTTCGCCCGCTCGTACCTGAACGAGGCGTTCACCTTCACCCGGGACCAGACGTCCAAGCCCGAGGCGCTCCGCCCGGACACCACCCGGGCCTCCAGCGAGGCGTCCGGCCACCGGGCCGGCGCCGCCTTCGACGGCTTCAACAACCGCTACTGGGCGCCCGCCCGGGCCGGGGCGGGCCATGGACAGTACCTGGAGGCGGACTTCGCCGTCCCGGTCCGGCTGCGCAAGGTCATCATCACCCCGGGGACTTCCGCCAAGCAGGACGAGTTCCTGAGCCAGGCCCGTCCCTCGGAGATCACCGTGACGCTGACCACCGCGGACGGCGACCGCAGCACAAAGGCGCTCAACCTTGAGGACCAGGCCGGCCAGCAGACCTTCGATCTCCGGGGCACCGATGTGGTGCGCGTCCGGCTGACCGCCGACGCCGCCTTCGGCGCCCGGCCCGACCGCCGGTTGGCCGTCGCCGAGGTGGAGTTCTTCGGCCGCCGCTGA
- a CDS encoding phage tail protein, protein MPLPDLDSSVGHSFGLEIDAVLIRQITEVTGLKMEQDVIELKQNTADGKYAIKKLPGRPKAGEVTLTRGLTEDNSFESWITDSRFGRMSSARRNGSIIVYDYEGIPIKRYKLVNAWPKSLEISTLKAGDTSVLTEKLVITYESMEVE, encoded by the coding sequence ATGCCGCTCCCCGATCTCGACAGCTCCGTAGGCCACTCCTTCGGCCTGGAGATCGACGCCGTGCTCATCCGGCAGATCACCGAGGTCACCGGCCTGAAGATGGAGCAGGACGTCATCGAGCTGAAGCAGAACACCGCCGACGGCAAGTACGCGATCAAGAAGCTGCCGGGCCGGCCCAAGGCCGGCGAGGTGACCCTGACCCGGGGCCTCACCGAGGACAACAGCTTCGAGAGCTGGATCACCGACTCCCGGTTCGGCCGGATGTCCTCCGCCCGCCGCAACGGCTCGATCATCGTCTACGACTACGAGGGCATCCCGATCAAGCGGTACAAGCTGGTCAACGCCTGGCCCAAGTCGCTGGAGATCAGCACCCTCAAGGCCGGTGACACCTCGGTGCTCACCGAGAAACTGGTGATCACGTACGAGAGCATGGAAGTCGAGTGA
- a CDS encoding phage tail protein — MPALEDPAVSVCFVVTIDGIELGSFNTCEGLGCEVVLEQREEGGNNSHLWQLPTRLKYPNVKLSRPLTRETEKVARWFASMTTGFSRKTAHIEARTGDGQKVAQWGLLEVVPVRWTGPTFNPESPKVAIETIEIAHHGYVMEG, encoded by the coding sequence GTGCCCGCACTGGAGGACCCGGCGGTCAGCGTCTGCTTCGTCGTCACCATCGACGGCATCGAGCTCGGCTCGTTCAACACCTGTGAGGGGCTGGGCTGCGAAGTGGTGCTGGAACAGCGCGAGGAGGGCGGCAACAACAGCCACCTGTGGCAGCTGCCCACCCGGCTGAAGTACCCGAACGTGAAGCTGTCCCGGCCCCTGACCCGGGAGACCGAGAAGGTGGCCCGGTGGTTCGCCAGCATGACCACCGGCTTCAGCAGGAAGACCGCGCACATCGAGGCGCGCACCGGTGACGGCCAGAAGGTCGCCCAGTGGGGGCTGCTGGAGGTGGTGCCGGTGCGCTGGACCGGCCCCACCTTCAACCCCGAATCGCCCAAGGTGGCGATCGAGACCATCGAGATCGCGCACCACGGCTACGTGATGGAGGGCTGA
- a CDS encoding putative baseplate assembly protein — MTLPSPNLDDRRFQTLVDEAKRLVQQRCPEWTDHNVSDPGVTLIEAFATMVDQLVYRLNRVPDKNYLAFLDLIGVRLYPPTAARTEVTFRLSAPQPEPVRIKAGTEVATVRTESEEAVVFTTARDLSVPPCSYAHLATWPATGGATDRSEELALGRDVPLFSTSPVPGDCLYIGLSNPVPGCVLALRLDCRVEGVGVDPRRPPLVWEAWDGSTWVACEVDKDDTGGFNKEGEVILHMPATHSGSVVARHSGGWLRCRLVEAAADQPAYLHSPTVRQVTAFTVGGTVEAAHAETVTEEMLGLSEGVPGQSFQVARPPVVQSEEPFVVEVAETTGWVAWTRVENFAHSTAADRHITLDPNSGQVDFGPAVRERDGTLRLYGAVPPQGCAIRVRGYRTGGGHRGNVARGALRVLRSSLPYVARVENRRAAVGGVDGETVENARARGPMTLRTLHRAVVPHDYEQLAREVAPDAARVACVPAGNVRDAPGSDELPSGVRLLVVPAGRSDAQGRIQFDELVPPRDTLAMIASYLDERRPLGTRLVVEPPYYQGVTVVATVLAGRGQAPDRLREAALAALYGYFNPLTGGPAGEGWPFGRPIHSGEVFGVLQQVPGVDLVEDVRLFPADPLTGERAEATAKIVLDRHALVFSYGHQLRVREA, encoded by the coding sequence ATGACGCTCCCCAGCCCCAACCTGGACGACCGGCGCTTCCAGACGCTCGTCGATGAGGCCAAGCGGCTGGTCCAGCAGCGCTGCCCGGAGTGGACCGACCACAACGTCTCCGACCCGGGCGTCACCCTGATCGAGGCGTTCGCCACCATGGTGGACCAGCTCGTGTACCGGCTGAACCGGGTCCCGGACAAGAACTACCTGGCCTTCCTCGACCTGATCGGGGTACGGCTGTACCCGCCCACCGCGGCCCGCACCGAGGTCACCTTCCGGCTCTCCGCCCCGCAGCCGGAACCGGTGCGCATCAAGGCGGGCACCGAGGTCGCCACCGTACGGACCGAGAGTGAGGAGGCGGTGGTCTTCACCACCGCCCGGGACCTGTCGGTGCCGCCCTGCTCCTACGCCCACCTCGCCACCTGGCCCGCCACCGGGGGCGCCACCGACCGCTCCGAGGAACTCGCCCTCGGCCGCGACGTGCCGCTGTTCTCCACCTCCCCGGTCCCCGGCGACTGCCTCTACATCGGGCTCTCCAACCCGGTGCCCGGCTGCGTGCTCGCCCTCCGGCTGGACTGCCGGGTCGAGGGCGTCGGCGTCGATCCCCGCCGCCCGCCGCTGGTGTGGGAGGCGTGGGACGGCAGCACCTGGGTGGCGTGCGAGGTGGACAAGGACGACACCGGCGGGTTCAACAAGGAGGGCGAGGTGATCCTCCACATGCCCGCCACGCACTCCGGCTCCGTCGTCGCCCGCCACTCCGGCGGCTGGCTGCGCTGCCGGCTGGTGGAGGCCGCCGCCGACCAGCCCGCCTACCTGCACTCGCCGACCGTACGGCAGGTCACCGCCTTCACCGTGGGCGGCACCGTGGAGGCGGCGCACGCCGAGACCGTCACCGAGGAGATGCTCGGCCTCTCCGAGGGCGTGCCCGGCCAGAGCTTCCAGGTGGCCCGGCCGCCGGTGGTGCAGAGCGAGGAGCCCTTCGTGGTGGAGGTGGCCGAGACCACCGGCTGGGTGGCGTGGACCCGGGTGGAGAACTTCGCCCACTCCACCGCCGCCGACCGGCACATCACCCTCGACCCCAACTCCGGCCAGGTGGACTTCGGCCCGGCGGTCCGGGAGCGCGACGGGACCCTGCGGCTGTACGGGGCGGTGCCGCCCCAGGGCTGCGCGATCCGGGTCCGCGGCTACCGCACCGGCGGCGGCCACCGCGGCAACGTGGCACGCGGGGCGCTGCGGGTGCTGCGCAGCTCGCTGCCGTACGTGGCCCGGGTGGAGAACCGGCGCGCGGCGGTCGGCGGGGTGGACGGCGAGACCGTGGAGAACGCCCGCGCCCGCGGCCCGATGACGCTGCGCACCCTGCACCGCGCCGTGGTCCCGCACGACTACGAGCAGCTCGCCCGCGAGGTCGCCCCGGACGCGGCCCGAGTGGCCTGTGTGCCGGCCGGCAACGTGCGGGACGCGCCCGGCTCGGACGAACTCCCCTCCGGGGTGCGGCTGCTGGTGGTGCCCGCCGGCCGCAGCGACGCCCAGGGCAGGATCCAGTTCGACGAACTCGTCCCGCCCCGCGACACCCTGGCGATGATCGCCTCCTACCTGGACGAACGGCGCCCGCTGGGCACCCGGCTGGTGGTCGAACCCCCCTACTACCAGGGGGTCACGGTGGTCGCCACGGTGCTGGCCGGCCGCGGCCAGGCCCCCGACCGGCTCCGCGAGGCGGCGCTCGCCGCCCTCTACGGCTACTTCAACCCGCTGACCGGCGGCCCGGCCGGGGAGGGCTGGCCGTTCGGCCGGCCGATCCACTCCGGCGAGGTGTTCGGGGTGCTCCAGCAGGTGCCCGGCGTCGACCTGGTGGAGGACGTCCGGCTCTTCCCCGCCGACCCGCTCACCGGGGAGCGCGCCGAGGCCACCGCGAAGATCGTCCTCGACCGGCACGCGCTGGTCTTCTCCTACGGGCACCAGCTCCGGGTCCGGGAGGCGTGA
- a CDS encoding DUF6760 family protein, with product MTYAADRIHEEVAYLAYHFHWSLDQILDLEHADRLRYVDQIARLSRG from the coding sequence GTGACGTACGCGGCGGACCGGATCCACGAGGAAGTCGCGTACCTGGCCTACCACTTCCACTGGTCGCTCGACCAGATCCTCGACCTGGAGCACGCGGACCGGCTCCGGTACGTGGACCAGATAGCGCGGCTCAGCCGCGGCTGA
- a CDS encoding endonuclease I family protein yields MSHRRMSRWIPLPLTAALAVAAGLVAQAPATASPATAPAAATATATATVSPYDDTYYRNAIGKSGTELKSALHTIIRSQTKLSYTQVWEALKVTDQDPANSANVIELYTGRSISKTRAGGNTGDWNREHVWAKSHGDFGTTTGPGTDVHHLRPEDVTVNSIRGNKDFDNGGSAVSGAAGNYTDADSFEPRDAVKGDVARMILYMAVRYEGNDGFPNLEPNDRVNNGTQPYHGRLSVLKQWNQEDPPDAFEKQRNQLIYDRFQHNRNPFIDHPEWVEAIW; encoded by the coding sequence ATGTCCCACCGCCGTATGTCCCGCTGGATACCGCTGCCGCTGACCGCCGCGCTCGCGGTGGCGGCCGGCCTCGTCGCCCAGGCCCCGGCCACCGCGTCCCCGGCCACCGCGCCGGCCGCGGCCACCGCCACCGCCACCGCCACCGTGAGCCCGTACGACGACACCTACTACCGCAACGCGATCGGCAAGAGCGGGACGGAGCTGAAGAGCGCCCTGCACACCATCATCAGGAGCCAGACCAAGCTGAGCTACACGCAGGTCTGGGAGGCGCTGAAGGTCACCGACCAGGACCCGGCCAACTCCGCGAACGTCATCGAGCTGTACACCGGCCGCTCCATCAGCAAGACCCGGGCCGGCGGCAACACCGGGGACTGGAACCGCGAGCACGTGTGGGCCAAGTCGCACGGCGACTTCGGCACCACCACCGGGCCGGGCACCGATGTGCACCACCTGCGGCCCGAGGACGTGACGGTCAACAGCATCCGTGGCAACAAGGACTTCGACAACGGCGGCAGCGCGGTGAGCGGCGCCGCCGGCAACTACACCGACGCCGACTCCTTCGAGCCGCGTGACGCGGTCAAGGGCGATGTCGCCCGCATGATCCTCTACATGGCCGTCCGGTACGAGGGCAACGACGGCTTCCCGAACCTGGAGCCCAACGACCGGGTCAACAACGGGACCCAGCCCTACCACGGCCGGCTGTCGGTGCTGAAGCAGTGGAACCAGGAGGACCCGCCGGACGCCTTCGAGAAGCAGCGCAACCAGCTGATCTACGACCGGTTCCAGCACAACCGGAACCCGTTCATCGACCACCCGGAGTGGGTCGAGGCCATCTGGTGA
- a CDS encoding GPW/gp25 family protein: MAQQFIGAGWAFPPRTDATGSIALVGGEREIEEAIRIVLGTSPGERPMRPEFGCALGEYVFAPADAGTAGQLAYEVRLSLERWEPRIEVVDVSVRFDEADNGVLYIDVSYLIRGANDPRNLVFPFYVIPQHEEGA; this comes from the coding sequence GTGGCGCAGCAGTTCATCGGGGCCGGCTGGGCCTTCCCGCCCCGCACCGACGCCACCGGCAGCATCGCCCTGGTCGGCGGGGAGCGCGAGATCGAGGAGGCGATCCGGATCGTGCTGGGCACCTCGCCCGGCGAGCGGCCCATGCGCCCGGAGTTCGGCTGCGCGCTGGGGGAGTACGTCTTCGCGCCCGCCGACGCCGGCACCGCCGGACAGCTCGCCTACGAGGTGCGGCTGTCCCTGGAGCGGTGGGAGCCGCGGATCGAGGTGGTGGACGTGTCGGTCCGCTTCGACGAGGCCGACAACGGGGTGCTCTACATCGACGTCAGCTACCTCATCCGCGGCGCCAACGACCCCCGCAACCTGGTCTTCCCGTTCTACGTCATCCCGCAGCACGAGGAGGGCGCATGA
- a CDS encoding PAAR domain-containing protein: MRIGGRPAARVGDLAVCGAPILSGHPTVLIGG, from the coding sequence GTGCGCATCGGCGGCCGGCCCGCCGCCCGGGTCGGGGACCTGGCGGTGTGCGGGGCGCCGATCCTCTCCGGCCACCCGACCGTCCTGATCGGAGGGTGA
- a CDS encoding CIS tube protein, with amino-acid sequence MSAPVAFSAAGAGGGGGGGGGARPKLEHAYLELRTPPPGGSLTPGGPCGRIDFQFNPKELSVTKAAAWKRNNAKGAKSAGPPEYQGPQPSKLTVEMFFDASDTQDTSVVKSVEQLFACCVPTSETRQQQRSSPPWVVFHWGGLTGFPGYVSQVQVKYTLFTTSGVPIRAVCQVTMEEISGETPGQNPTSGTLHARRVHRVRTGDTLPHLAWREYGDATVWRVIAEANGIDDPMRLPGGRELLLPALDEIERLGDAAPGGPAGAAPPGRPPRGTLPDAGPAHRGIEGPGSGPRALPPTARPALGPGR; translated from the coding sequence ATGAGCGCGCCGGTGGCGTTCAGCGCGGCAGGAGCCGGCGGCGGTGGTGGCGGTGGCGGCGGCGCGCGGCCCAAACTGGAGCACGCCTACCTGGAGTTGCGCACCCCGCCGCCGGGCGGCAGCCTCACCCCGGGCGGGCCCTGCGGCCGGATCGACTTCCAGTTCAACCCCAAGGAGCTGAGCGTCACCAAGGCGGCGGCGTGGAAGCGGAACAACGCCAAGGGGGCGAAGAGCGCCGGCCCGCCGGAGTACCAGGGACCGCAGCCCAGCAAGCTCACCGTCGAGATGTTCTTCGACGCCTCCGACACCCAGGACACCAGCGTGGTGAAGTCGGTCGAGCAGCTCTTCGCCTGCTGCGTGCCCACCAGCGAGACCCGGCAGCAGCAGCGCTCCTCGCCGCCGTGGGTGGTGTTCCACTGGGGCGGGCTCACCGGCTTCCCCGGCTACGTCAGCCAGGTGCAGGTGAAGTACACTCTCTTCACCACCTCCGGGGTGCCGATCCGCGCCGTGTGCCAGGTGACCATGGAGGAGATCAGCGGCGAGACCCCCGGTCAGAACCCCACCTCCGGCACCCTGCACGCCCGCCGGGTGCACCGGGTGCGCACCGGGGACACCCTGCCGCACCTGGCCTGGCGGGAGTACGGGGACGCCACCGTGTGGCGGGTGATCGCCGAGGCCAACGGGATCGACGACCCGATGCGGCTGCCCGGCGGCCGGGAACTGCTGCTGCCCGCGCTCGACGAGATCGAACGGCTGGGGGACGCCGCGCCCGGCGGCCCGGCCGGTGCGGCCCCGCCCGGACGGCCGCCCCGCGGGACGCTGCCGGACGCCGGCCCCGCCCACCGCGGCATCGAGGGCCCCGGCAGCGGGCCGCGCGCCCTGCCGCCCACCGCCCGTCCCGCACTCGGCCCGGGGCGGTGA